GGCTCGCTCGGGGGCGGCGCGCAGGGTCTGCACGATGGTCATACGCGTCGGATCGGCCAGCGCGTGCAGAACGTCGAGTACGTCGAAGTTCTCGGTGTCCGGGTGGACCAGCACGGGGCGGCGGCGGTGCGTGCGGGGCATCTCACGCCTTTCTATTTCGACAAGCATCGTACAAGCATGATACGACTTTCGTTGTACGACGAACGTAGAAAGAGGAAACCATGCGTGCCTTGGTGATGACCGCGCCGTCAGATGGGTCGGATCGCACAGAGGTCGGGGAGATCGTCGAACCACGTCCCGGCGACGGAGAGGTGAGTATCGATGTCACCTATGCCGGAGTGAACTTCATGGACGTGATGGCGCGCCGCGGCGATCCCGGCTACGCCTCGTCCTGGCCGCACGTGCCTGGACTCGAGGTGGCCGGAACCGTACGGGAGCTCGGCGCCGACGTGAGCGGGCTGGCCTTGGGGCAGCGGGTGGTGGCGTTCACAGCCGGAGGCGGCTTCGCCGAGGTGGCGGTCGCGCGGGCAGCGCTCACCGTACCGGTGCCGGATGAGATCCCCTTGCTGACGGCGGCGGGCACGCCGATGGTGTTCTCCACCGCGCTGCTGTTGCTGACCGACGCTGCCAGGCTCGCCTCGGCAGAGAGCGTTCTGGTGCACTCGGCCAGTGGTGGTGTGGGAAGCGCCCTGGCGCAGTTGATTCCGACGCTGGGCGGCGGTCTGCTCATCGGCACCGTCGGCCGGCCGGACAAGGTCGACGCTGCACGGCAGAGCGGTTATGACATCGCATTGGCTCGCGGCGCCGATCTGGTCGACTCGGTACGTGCCGCCACCGAAGGG
The nucleotide sequence above comes from Nonomuraea helvata. Encoded proteins:
- a CDS encoding quinone oxidoreductase family protein, whose product is MRALVMTAPSDGSDRTEVGEIVEPRPGDGEVSIDVTYAGVNFMDVMARRGDPGYASSWPHVPGLEVAGTVRELGADVSGLALGQRVVAFTAGGGFAEVAVARAALTVPVPDEIPLLTAAGTPMVFSTALLLLTDAARLASAESVLVHSASGGVGSALAQLIPTLGGGLLIGTVGRPDKVDAARQSGYDIALARGADLVDSVRAATEGKGVDVVLDPLGTSLIDVDLAITAPGGRVVLFGNAGGGQPAPLPPLGKLIGGNVSIGGFSITSLSRSAPERVAAALRRVLDLISAGRLDVAVTDIGSLTNVPAIHQLLADGRGSGKYVARIA